The following are encoded in a window of Rosa chinensis cultivar Old Blush chromosome 4, RchiOBHm-V2, whole genome shotgun sequence genomic DNA:
- the LOC112200479 gene encoding CASP-like protein 1 — translation MGTTKRPVVYFCLSFLLRMLLIVASTISAVTMVTSKDTQYWYDPGTEYDSGTYSVKFTDSPSFIYFVAALSVAGVYGIITKLSSCLVICLAPSSSMMLVLFAFFDVLILGVVASATGSAGSVAYSILKGDLCSTYNRYCRHLGVALGFALFSSVLLVVLLWTSLISLYKRIPKQNFETPQPLSQSPLQTPPQAQTLQTPPQAQEGTKTYAY, via the exons ATGGGAACAACGAAGAGGCCTGTGGTTTACTTTTGCTTGAGTTTTCTTCTCCGGATGTTGTTGATCGTGGCCTCGACAATTAGTGCTGTGACCATGGTAACTAGCAAGGATACCCAATATTGGTACGATCCAGGGACTGAGTATGACAGTGGAACCTATTCCGTCAAATTCACTGATTCACCCTCATTCAT ATATTTTGTTGCGGCATTATCTGTGGCGGGCGTTTATGGTATCATTACCAAGTTATCATCTTGTTTAGTCATCTGCTTAGCGCCATCTTCATCAATGATGTTGGTTCTCTTTGCGTTTTTTGATGTG TTGATATTGGGAGTGGTAGCCTCAGCAACTGGGAGTGCCGGTAGTGTTGCATATAGCATACTCAAGGGTGATCTTTGCTCTACTTACAACCGCTACTGTCGACATCTAGGAGTCGCCTTGGGGTTCGCCTTATTTTCCTCAGTTTTGCTTGTCGTTCTTCTATGGACCTCCCTAATTAGTCTCTACAAAAGGATCCCCAAACAAAACTTTGAGACACCACAACCACTTTCACAGTCTCCGTTACAAACCCCACCACAAGCGCAGACCTTACAGACTCCACCACAGGCACAAGAAGGAACTAAAACATATGCATATTAA